One Triticum dicoccoides isolate Atlit2015 ecotype Zavitan chromosome 5B, WEW_v2.0, whole genome shotgun sequence genomic window carries:
- the LOC119306513 gene encoding putative D-cysteine desulfhydrase 1, mitochondrial yields MALSTCILPSFSPQAAVLRRTSTVANAAAAQIGGFLSSKPYAPPPWASGLSHAPSHTFSLGHFPTPIHRWSLPDLPKGTEVWIKRDDLAGMQLSGNKARKLEFLVADAAARGADCVVTAGGIQSNHCRATAVAAKYAGLDSYLILCTSRLLVDQDPGLVGNLLVERLLGAHVDLVSQREFLKFGSVALTELLKKRLLEEGRRPYVIPAGGSNALGNWGYIEAVREIEQQIQLSGGDVQFNDIVVACGSGGTVAGLALGSQLSGLKAKVHAFSVCYGPKYFYDCVQGLIDELQSGLNSHDIVSIEDAKGLGYAKSTGDGLRFVKDVAAATGIVLDPVYTGKAAYCMVKNMSDNPGRWEGRRVLFVHTGGLLGLYDKVDQLSSLAGGWRRMDLEEPVLHANFN; encoded by the coding sequence aTGGCGCTCAGCACCTGTATCCTCCCTTCGTTCTCCCCGCAGGCCGCCGTCCTACGCCGTACGTCCACCGTCGCCAACGCCGCCGCAGCCCAGATCGGCGGCTTCCTGTCCAGCAAGCCCTACGCGCCGCCGCCCTGGGCGTCGGGCCTCTCCCACGCCCCGTCCCACACCTTCTCCCTCGGCCACTTCCCGACCCCGATCCACAGGTGGAGCCTGCCCGACCTGCCCAAGGGCACGGAGGTGTGGATCAAGCGGGACGACCTCGCCGGCATGCAGCTGAGCGGCAACAAGGCGCGGAAGCTCGAGTTCCTCGTGGCGGACGCCGCCGCGCGGGGCGCCGACTGCGTCGTCACCGCCGGCGGCATCCAGAGCAACCACTGCCGGGCGACCGCCGTGGCCGCCAAGTACGCCGGCCTCGACTCCTATCTGATACTCTGCACCTCCAGGCTCCTCGTGGACCAGGACCCCGGTCTCGTCGGCAACCTGCTCGTCGAGAGGCTGCTGGGCGCGCACGTCGACCTGGTCTCGCAGAGAGAATTTTTGAAGTTCGGGAGCGTGGCTCTGACTGAACTGCTGAAGAAGAGGCTCCTGGAAGAAGGCCGGCGGCCGTACGTGATCCCTGCCGGCGGATCAAACGCACTGGGGAATTGGGGATACATCGAAGCAGTCAGGGAGATTGAGCAGCAAATTCAGTTATCCGGGGGCGATGTTCAGTTCAACGACATTGTCGTCGCGTGCGGCAGCGGCGGGACCGTCGCCGGCCTCGCTTTGGGGTCGCAGCTGAGTGGCCTGAAGGCCAAAGTCCACGCCTTCTCTGTCTGCTATGGCCCTAAATACTTCTATGACTGTGTTCAGGGTCTGATCGATGAGCTTCAGTCTGGTCTAAACTCACATGATATAGTCAGCATTGAAGATGCCAAGGGCTTGGGTTATGCCAAGAGCACGGGTGATGGACTTAGATTTGTGAAGGATGTCGCTGCGGCAACAGGCATCGTGCTCGATCCGGTCTACACCGGGAAGGCGGCGTACTGTATGGTGAAGAACATGTCAGACAATCCAGGCAGGTGGGAAGGGCGAAGGGTCCTCTTTGTGCACACCGGTGGTCTCCTTGGGTTGTATGATAAGGTGGATCAGTTGTCGTCTTTGGCCGGGGGCTGGCGCAGAATGGACCTTGAAGAACCTGTGCTCCATGCAAATTTCAACTAG